One segment of Rhodanobacter thiooxydans DNA contains the following:
- a CDS encoding efflux RND transporter periplasmic adaptor subunit, with protein MNVSLLKRSLLGMALLAALAGPVMAQEPAPANPLALDAKAIKDAGIVLDKAAPRALTDELKAPGEVKADAYSTVLVSPRVESQVLARKAKLGDVVKTGAPLVVLSSVQVAETQGTLIVAEQDWQRIASLGPQAVSARRYNEAKVQRDQARAKLRAYGLSDGQIDVLLRKGSAGADGSFELLAPAAGRVTTDEFLVGERVEPGRTLFTLVKEDSVWVVAQMAPADAERVKPDADARILVHDTEIPGKVVQRSHQTDERTRTVPVRIEVDNRKDLLHPGELVEARIAVGGAVQKLAVPAEAIVLLQNQPTVFLAKGKGPFEPASVMVGDTRDGWTVVTQGLKAGDTYVRKGAFALKARLLRSQLGEE; from the coding sequence ATGAATGTCTCTCTTTTGAAACGCAGCCTGCTGGGCATGGCGCTGCTGGCTGCGCTGGCCGGCCCCGTCATGGCGCAGGAACCCGCACCGGCCAATCCGCTGGCGCTCGACGCCAAGGCAATCAAGGACGCCGGCATTGTCCTCGACAAGGCCGCTCCGCGTGCCCTGACCGACGAGTTGAAAGCCCCAGGCGAAGTGAAAGCCGATGCGTATTCCACCGTACTGGTGTCGCCGCGCGTGGAATCGCAGGTGCTGGCCCGCAAGGCCAAGCTCGGCGACGTGGTGAAAACCGGAGCGCCGTTGGTGGTGCTCTCCAGCGTGCAGGTGGCCGAGACGCAAGGCACGTTGATCGTGGCCGAACAGGATTGGCAACGCATCGCGTCGCTGGGGCCGCAGGCGGTGTCGGCACGGCGCTACAACGAAGCAAAGGTGCAGCGCGATCAGGCGCGCGCCAAATTGCGTGCCTACGGGCTGTCCGACGGTCAGATCGATGTGTTGCTGCGCAAGGGTTCGGCTGGTGCCGATGGCAGCTTCGAGCTGCTTGCCCCGGCCGCCGGTCGCGTCACCACCGACGAATTTCTGGTCGGTGAGCGGGTGGAACCCGGCCGCACGCTGTTCACCCTGGTCAAGGAAGATTCGGTATGGGTCGTCGCACAGATGGCGCCGGCCGATGCCGAACGGGTCAAGCCCGATGCCGACGCCCGCATTCTCGTGCACGACACCGAAATACCCGGCAAGGTGGTCCAGCGCTCGCATCAGACCGATGAGCGCACGCGCACCGTGCCGGTGCGCATCGAAGTCGACAACCGCAAGGATCTGTTGCATCCGGGGGAACTGGTCGAGGCCCGCATCGCCGTCGGCGGCGCCGTGCAGAAGCTGGCGGTGCCCGCCGAAGCGATCGTGTTGCTGCAGAACCAGCCGACCGTATTCCTCGCCAAAGGCAAGGGCCCGTTCGAGCCGGCGTCCGTGATGGTCGGCGACACGCGTGATGGCTGGACGGTGGTCACCCAGGGCCTCAAGGCTGGCGATACCTATGTGCGCAAGGGAGCCTTCGCGTTGAAGGCCCGCTTGCTGCGCTCGCAGCTGGGAGAAGAATGA